The Sphingomonas bisphenolicum genomic interval GGCATCCACGCAAGCGCGGACACCCCCATTACTCCCCTTATTCGCACCGGGGGCGCTCAACGGGAATCCTGCTCTGCGAGGCCCGCCGCTACCGCGTCGAAAGGGAGAGAGTTGAACGACAAGCCCAAGGCCAAACGCGAGCGGCACCACGTCAAGATATGGTGCAGCGCGGAGGAGAAAGCGGAGATCGAAGCCGCCGCGCAGGCAACCGGCTTGAGCGCATCCACCTATCTCCGCGTCCTTGGATTAGGGCATGAGCCGCGCCCTCTGATCGACATAGAACAGGGGCGCGAGTTGGTGCGCGTGAATGGCGACCTTGGCCGCCTTGGCGGCCTGTTGAAGCTATGGCTTACCGACGACGCCAAGTTGGAGGAGATGGCCCCGGAGCGGATGCCGGTTATCATCCGGGGCGTGCTGGCCAAAATCGAGGCCAATCAGGAGGAGTTATCCGGCATCATTCGGAAGGTCTTGCGCTCCCGGCAAGATTTTAGCGGCTAAAAAAGGGGCCGCGCCGATGATCGCAAAACACGTCCCCATGAAGGCGACTTCCAAGAGCGATTTTGGCGGGTTGGTGCGATACATCACCAGCGCGCAGGGACGTGACGAGCGCGTGGGTCTGGTGACTGTCACCAACTGCAACGGCCATACGCCAGAAGATGCTGCGCAGGACGTTATGCTTGTCCAATCCGCCAACCAGCGGGCGGCGTCGGATAAGACCTACCACTTGATTATTTCCTTCCGGCCCGGCGAGAATCCCAGCGCCGAGGTTATGCGTGACATAGAGGAGGCGGTATGCGCCGCGTTGGGCTTTGCCGAGCATCAACGGGTTAGCGCCGTCCACCACGACACCGACAACACGCATATTCATCTAGCGATCAACAAGATTCACCCTGTCCGGCACACGATCCACGCGCCGTTGCGGGATTATCAAACCCTTGCCGCTGTTTGTGAGCGGCTAGAGGTCAAGCACGGGTTAGAGCCGGATAATCATGCGGCCCGGCAGCGCGCGGGAGAAGCACGCGCGCGCGACATGGAGCAGATCGCGGGCACGGAAAGCCTGATAGGTTGGGCGCAGCGGAATTGCGCCGAGCCATTGAAGGCCGCCGCGAGTTGGGCCGAGTTGCACCAGATCGCGGCCAATTTCGGCTTGTCGGTGCAGGCGCGCGGCAACGGCCTGATATTTGCGGCGATGGACGGAACGACCGTAAAGGCCAGCTCCATCGCGCGCGAACTGTCAAAAGGGGCGCTAGAGAAACGCTTGGGAGCCTTCCAGAGCGCACAGGGAGGGGAGGGGGCACCGAAGGCCCGTCAGACCTATGAAAAGCGCCCCGTGCCCTCCCGTATCGACACCAGCGCCCTATTCTCCGCCTACCGCGAGCAGCAGGGCACACGCGCCACGCGCCGAAAGGTCGAGCTGGCCGAGGCCGCAGCCAAGCGCCGCGCGGCCATTGAACAGGTGAAGCGCATCGGGAGGACGAAGCGGGCGGCGATAAAGCTGCTAGGTGGCGGCCCGGTTGTTAAGCGCCTCAATTACGCATTGGCGGCCCGCTCCACCAAGGCCGCCATTGCCAAGATTGTCGCCGCCCACGGGCGGGAACGGGAGCGCATTGCGTCGCGCAATTCCCGGCGCGGGTGGAATG includes:
- a CDS encoding plasmid mobilization protein; amino-acid sequence: MNDKPKAKRERHHVKIWCSAEEKAEIEAAAQATGLSASTYLRVLGLGHEPRPLIDIEQGRELVRVNGDLGRLGGLLKLWLTDDAKLEEMAPERMPVIIRGVLAKIEANQEELSGIIRKVLRSRQDFSG